The Bacilli bacterium genomic interval TTTTTTTATGAAGAAAAGAAGACGGCGGCGAATCCGCATTCTGATCTGGCTTTCGCGCCGTGGAGCGGCCAGATTGGCGCTTTTGGCATTTGCGCTGGCATTTTTGCTCTTGTATTTCACTTCGGATTTAAAAAGCGGCTTCGTTTGGGAACAGTGGTCGCTTCCCTTGTCGGGCAAAGTGATCGCGATCGATGCCGGGCATGGCGGACCTGACGGCGGGGCGGAGAGCAGCGAAGGGATTGCGGAAAAAAATATCAATCTCGCGATCGCCAAAATGCTGCGCGATTATTTGCAGCAAACCGGAGCCGTTGTCGTCATGACCCGCGAAGAAGATAAAGATTTGGCGGATAAAAATACGGCAGGACTAAGCAAAAGAAAAACCGAAGACCTCGTCAACCGCGCCAGGCTGATCAAATCGCGAAAAGCCGAATTGCTGGTCAGCATCCATTTGAACAGCATTCCTTCCGCCCGCTGGCATGGCGCGCAAACATTTTACGACCCGAAAAACGAAATGAACAAGCTGCTGGCGCAATCGATCCAGGCGGAAATCAAAGCGGCGCTGCAAAACACCGACCGCGAGGCGAATACGGTCCGCACCCTGTTTTTGCTGCGCACTTCGGACGTGCCAAGCGCGCTTGTGGAAGCGGGCTTTTTGTCCAACCCGGAAGAAGCGAAATTGCTTGCGAAACCCGAATATCAAAAAAAGATGGCGGCGGCGATTTATCGCGGCATCTTGCGATTTTACTCAGGAGTTGGTCTTGGATCATAATCAAACGGCAAAAATATGCTATAATGCTAAATGGGGAAAACACACTTATTAACCGAGTTGGGGTGGCCGTTATGAAAAGAAACCAGGTGCTTGATGCGCTGCGCGAACTGCAGGATCCGCAGCTGCAAAAAAGTCTGGTGGACATGCGTTTTGTGAAAGACATCATGATTCGCGAAGATAGCGTCTCCATTACTTTGGTGTTATCGAAAGCCGATGACCATACAAAAGATGAATATAAAAAACTCGCCGTGGCAGCGCTGGCGAAAGCCGGCATCAAAGCGGCGCATGTTCGCATACGGGAAGCTACCGCGCAAGAGTTGTCTTCCTTCCGGGAAAAGAAGGTTGAGGAAATACCGCATACGGAAGGCTATGACGCCATGCAAGACAAAGTCCAGCATGAAATGCGCAAAGCGGGCATGCCCAAATTGCTGGAAAAAGACGCGACAACGCAATTTATTGCGGTGGCAAGCGGCAAAGGCGGCGTCGGCAAATCGACGGTAACGGTCAATTTGGCGGTTGCTTTGGCCAGACGAGGCAAGAAAGTCGGCATCATGGACTGTGACATTTACGGCTTCAGCGTACCGGATTTGATGGGCATCGAAGAATATCCGCAATTGGTGAACCGCAAAGTCATTCCCGTGCAGAAAAACGGCGTCGATGTCATTTCCATGGGATTTTTTGTGGAAGATAACGCTCCGATCGTTTGGCGCGGACCGATGCTTGGCAAGATGCTGCGCAATTTCTTTAATGAAGTGGAATGGGGCAACGTGGAATATATGCTGCTCGATTTGCCTCCCGGCACCGGGGACATTGCCCTGGATGTGCATCAGATGATTCCGCACAGCAAGGAAATCATTGTCACCACTCCGCATTCCACCGCGGCGTTTGTGGCGGCAAGAGCGGGCGCCATGGCGCGGGGAACCAATCATGAAATTTTGGGCGTGGTGGAAAACATGTCCTATTATGTTTGCGCCGAGTGCGGACACAAAGACTATATATTCGGCCGCGGCGGCGGCGCCAAACTGGCGCAGGAGCTCGGAACGGAACTGCTTGGGCAAATTCCGCTCGGCGCGCCGGACAATCACCCGCTGGAAGCCGATTACGCTCCGGCAGTGTATAAGGAAGATTCGGAAACAGGCAAAATGTATTTGGAAATGGCGGATCTCATAATCGCCAAAACTTCATGAAGCCATTAGCCCGGAAGCGCGCCCTGCTTCCGGGCAATTTTTTTTACGTGCTTTGGCCTCCCTGACCGCCTCCCCCCCCGCCTAGGCCGCCGCCTTGCTGCTTTTTCGGCATTGTTTCCTCTTCCAGCACCTTTTTGAACAAATCCATGAGTTCCATGCGAAACAGCGGGCTTTCAAGCGATTCCTTCATGATGCTCATGGCCTGTTTCCTATATTCCGGTCCTTTCATGACATCCAGCAGCATTTTGGCAAAGTCGGGGTTTTTCATGGCGTCGAAAACAAGTTTTTGGTATTCCGGATCTTTCATCAAATCTTTTTGGATTTCTTTGTTTTCTTTCTTGATGGCTTTGGCGAAATCGCCGGCAAATTTCGGATCCGTCATCATGTCTTTAAGCATTTTCGGATAAGCGGGGTCGGCCAGCACCTCCTTGACCGCCTGGTGGATTTGTTTGCCTTGCGGCGTGCTGAGCAGCTTGCTGCCGCCTCCGCCTGCGCCTTGACTTTCCTGTTCACTCTGGGATATGG includes:
- the cwlD gene encoding N-acetylmuramoyl-L-alanine amidase CwlD; translation: FFMKKRRRRRIRILIWLSRRGAARLALLAFALAFLLLYFTSDLKSGFVWEQWSLPLSGKVIAIDAGHGGPDGGAESSEGIAEKNINLAIAKMLRDYLQQTGAVVVMTREEDKDLADKNTAGLSKRKTEDLVNRARLIKSRKAELLVSIHLNSIPSARWHGAQTFYDPKNEMNKLLAQSIQAEIKAALQNTDREANTVRTLFLLRTSDVPSALVEAGFLSNPEEAKLLAKPEYQKKMAAAIYRGILRFYSGVGLGS
- a CDS encoding Mrp/NBP35 family ATP-binding protein, producing the protein MKRNQVLDALRELQDPQLQKSLVDMRFVKDIMIREDSVSITLVLSKADDHTKDEYKKLAVAALAKAGIKAAHVRIREATAQELSSFREKKVEEIPHTEGYDAMQDKVQHEMRKAGMPKLLEKDATTQFIAVASGKGGVGKSTVTVNLAVALARRGKKVGIMDCDIYGFSVPDLMGIEEYPQLVNRKVIPVQKNGVDVISMGFFVEDNAPIVWRGPMLGKMLRNFFNEVEWGNVEYMLLDLPPGTGDIALDVHQMIPHSKEIIVTTPHSTAAFVAARAGAMARGTNHEILGVVENMSYYVCAECGHKDYIFGRGGGAKLAQELGTELLGQIPLGAPDNHPLEADYAPAVYKEDSETGKMYLEMADLIIAKTS
- the gerD gene encoding spore germination lipoprotein GerD; protein product: MTHHRHYLSKIAMVCGAIVSCLLLSSCGSGSSGGGGMMSYKETKAMVIDILNTEDAKKIIQKSISQSEQESQGAGGGGSKLLSTPQGKQIHQAVKEVLADPAYPKMLKDMMTDPKFAGDFAKAIKKENKEIQKDLMKDPEYQKLVFDAMKNPDFAKMLLDVMKGPEYRKQAMSIMKESLESPLFRMELMDLFKKVLEEETMPKKQQGGGLGGGGGGQGGQST